One Paracoccus liaowanqingii DNA window includes the following coding sequences:
- a CDS encoding family 16 glycosylhydrolase has translation MPHYYGNEEPEFQWISGNIQSARSDGTIMRGWRHGYFEARMLFPEHPLTWPAFWFLNAHSILAPATSIEIDVVEHKGLEPHVYDAYLHEWGEPGERHDSSGVTTEPDMTESYNRYGVLLIGHHCVIYFNRRPIRDPATGEALVWTLSRSAEMAAPDDVFWPLITLALRSDYAFPDPLLDTDKLTRLRTDYFRVYS, from the coding sequence GTGCCGCATTACTACGGCAACGAGGAACCCGAGTTTCAGTGGATCAGCGGCAACATCCAGTCGGCGCGTTCGGACGGTACGATCATGCGGGGCTGGCGGCACGGGTATTTCGAGGCGCGCATGCTGTTCCCCGAGCATCCCCTCACATGGCCCGCCTTCTGGTTTCTGAACGCCCACAGCATTCTTGCTCCTGCCACCAGCATCGAGATCGACGTCGTCGAGCACAAGGGCCTCGAGCCCCATGTCTATGACGCCTATCTTCATGAATGGGGCGAACCCGGCGAACGACATGACAGCAGCGGCGTGACGACCGAACCGGACATGACCGAAAGCTACAACCGGTACGGCGTGCTGCTGATCGGACATCATTGTGTGATCTACTTCAATCGCCGCCCGATCCGCGACCCTGCAACGGGCGAGGCGCTTGTGTGGACGCTGAGCCGATCGGCCGAGATGGCGGCACCGGACGACGTCTTCTGGCCGCTCATCACACTGGCGTTGCGGTCGGACTACGCATTCCCCGATCCTTTACTGGACACGGACAAGCTTACCCGGCTGCGCACGGATTACTTCCGGGTCTACAGCTAG
- a CDS encoding GntR family transcriptional regulator, producing the protein MARSDTRYREAYNRLLDHCAALSAGAPVPAETVLSEIAGVSRTVVRRCLARLSDLGVIALDGRAKYLLRVPGPEDRIAVTRSPDGREDLEQRFLDWILRFDVPAETPLSVAELARTFGVTQHQLNEFLAGLSRFGLVARRPRGGWMLRGFTKDFAIELSDFRLVLELDAIAKLVEAPVDHPVWQRLADLRERHLVLASQIDTHFHAFSKLDEAFHEAINDVVRNRFVAEFQKVISLIFHYHYMWDKTEEKQRNAAAIQEHLAVIDALEARDANRAAEAARRHLRTSRSTLLSSLRHHDLG; encoded by the coding sequence GTGGCCCGCAGCGACACGCGCTATCGCGAGGCGTACAACCGCCTTCTGGATCACTGCGCGGCCCTGTCCGCCGGGGCCCCTGTGCCCGCCGAGACCGTGCTGAGCGAGATCGCGGGCGTCAGCCGCACGGTGGTGCGCCGCTGCCTTGCGCGGCTGTCGGACCTCGGGGTGATCGCGCTGGACGGTCGTGCCAAGTACCTGCTGCGCGTGCCGGGACCCGAGGATCGCATCGCCGTGACCCGAAGCCCCGACGGGCGGGAGGATCTGGAGCAGCGGTTCCTCGACTGGATCCTGCGCTTCGACGTGCCTGCCGAAACGCCGCTGTCGGTGGCCGAGCTGGCGCGCACCTTCGGGGTGACGCAGCATCAGCTGAACGAGTTCCTGGCCGGTCTCAGCCGGTTCGGGCTGGTGGCCCGCCGGCCAAGGGGCGGCTGGATGCTGCGCGGTTTCACGAAGGATTTTGCGATCGAGCTGTCGGATTTCCGCCTGGTGCTCGAGCTGGATGCGATCGCCAAGCTGGTCGAGGCGCCGGTCGATCATCCCGTCTGGCAGCGGCTGGCCGACCTGCGCGAGCGCCATCTGGTCCTGGCCAGCCAGATCGACACGCATTTCCACGCATTCTCGAAGCTGGACGAGGCCTTCCACGAGGCCATCAACGATGTCGTCCGCAACCGTTTCGTGGCCGAGTTCCAGAAGGTCATCTCCCTGATCTTCCACTATCACTACATGTGGGACAAGACCGAGGAGAAACAGCGCAACGCCGCCGCGATCCAGGAGCATCTGGCGGTGATCGACGCGCTCGAGGCCCGCGATGCCAACCGCGCGGCCGAGGCGGCGCGACGGCATCTGCGGACCTCCAGGTCGACCTTGCTGTCATCGCTGCGCCATCACGATCTGGGTTGA
- a CDS encoding aldo/keto reductase, with amino-acid sequence MKTNRIGQTGVQVTEIAFGCASIGNLYREVADDDARQVLQAAWDAGIRYFDTAPHYGRGLSEQRLGRFLAGRQGFALSTKVGRVLSPAIAPIRDADSYVRPAQNDVRYDYSGDGIEESFEQSLERLGVRHVEIVYVHDLGSYTHGADNDRHLQAFLGSGYERLVRLKEAGRIGAFGLGVNESEICLRVMDHGPLDAILLAGRLTLLDRSAEAVLVPRCRAAGTSLVLGGIFNSGILATGPMPGATYDYGPAPQQVLDRVAELQDQAAAQGIPLATAALRFARDHPAATAVLLGTANPATLRRNLEALRQPRS; translated from the coding sequence ATGAAGACCAACAGGATCGGCCAGACCGGCGTGCAGGTCACCGAAATCGCCTTTGGCTGCGCAAGCATCGGCAATCTGTATCGGGAGGTTGCGGATGACGATGCCCGGCAGGTGCTGCAGGCGGCATGGGACGCCGGTATCCGCTATTTCGACACGGCGCCCCATTACGGGCGCGGCCTGTCGGAGCAGCGCTTGGGCCGCTTCCTAGCCGGGCGTCAGGGCTTTGCGCTGTCCACCAAGGTGGGCCGCGTGCTGTCCCCCGCCATCGCACCCATCCGGGACGCCGACAGCTATGTCCGTCCGGCTCAAAACGATGTGCGCTACGATTATTCCGGGGACGGGATCGAGGAGAGCTTCGAGCAGAGCCTCGAGCGACTAGGGGTGCGGCATGTCGAGATCGTCTATGTCCATGACCTGGGGTCCTATACCCATGGCGCGGACAACGACCGGCATCTGCAGGCCTTTCTGGGATCCGGCTACGAGCGGCTGGTCCGGCTGAAGGAGGCCGGGCGCATCGGCGCCTTCGGCCTTGGCGTCAACGAATCCGAGATCTGCCTGCGGGTGATGGATCACGGCCCCCTGGACGCGATCCTTCTGGCGGGTCGGCTGACGCTGCTGGACCGTTCGGCCGAGGCCGTGTTGGTGCCGCGCTGCCGGGCGGCGGGGACCAGCCTGGTGCTGGGCGGGATCTTCAATTCGGGCATTCTGGCCACCGGCCCGATGCCGGGCGCGACCTATGACTATGGCCCGGCCCCGCAGCAGGTGCTGGACCGCGTTGCCGAGCTGCAGGACCAGGCCGCGGCACAGGGCATCCCGCTTGCCACTGCGGCGCTGCGGTTCGCGCGCGATCATCCGGCCGCCACGGCCGTGCTGCTGGGGACGGCCAACCCGGCGACCCTGCGCCGCAATCTGGAGGCGCTTCGTCAACCCAGATCGTGA
- a CDS encoding amidohydrolase family protein — MIIDAHQHFWRIARGDYDWMTEEVAAIRRDLLPADLEPLAHAAGVTGTVLVQAAPTVDETLFLLDLADRSPLVRAVVGWIDLTGDVETQLSRITHPALRGIRPMLQDIDDTDWILQDGVIDGLRRMADAGLRLDALITPRHLPVIDRLARLLPELPIVIDHCAKPVFDGADPGPEWRHGMTALAAHPQIDCKLSGLATEYGPGWSVDTLRPVFDHVLAAFGPARLIWGSDWPVLELAGSYPDWLTVAQDLTAALPEGDRALIFGRTALRFYGLD; from the coding sequence GTGATCATCGATGCCCATCAGCATTTCTGGCGGATCGCGCGGGGCGACTACGACTGGATGACGGAGGAAGTCGCGGCCATTCGGCGCGACCTCCTGCCCGCGGACCTCGAGCCGCTGGCGCATGCCGCGGGGGTGACCGGCACGGTCCTGGTGCAGGCCGCCCCCACGGTCGACGAGACTCTGTTCCTGCTGGATCTGGCCGATCGGTCGCCGCTGGTGCGCGCGGTCGTCGGATGGATCGACCTGACCGGCGACGTGGAGACGCAACTGTCGCGGATCACCCATCCAGCCCTGCGGGGCATCCGGCCGATGTTGCAGGACATCGATGACACCGACTGGATCCTGCAGGATGGCGTGATCGACGGGCTGCGCCGGATGGCCGATGCCGGGCTGCGCCTGGATGCGCTGATCACCCCCCGCCACCTGCCCGTGATCGACAGGCTGGCCCGCCTTCTGCCGGAATTGCCCATCGTCATCGATCATTGCGCCAAGCCGGTCTTCGACGGGGCCGACCCCGGACCGGAATGGCGCCACGGCATGACCGCGCTGGCCGCCCACCCCCAGATCGATTGCAAGCTGTCGGGGCTGGCCACGGAATACGGCCCCGGCTGGTCCGTCGACACTCTGCGCCCGGTCTTCGATCATGTGCTGGCGGCCTTCGGGCCCGCCAGACTGATCTGGGGCAGCGACTGGCCCGTGCTGGAACTGGCCGGGTCCTATCCCGACTGGCTGACCGTCGCCCAGGATCTGACCGCTGCGCTGCCGGAAGGCGATCGCGCCCTCATCTTCGGTCGGACCGCCCTGCGGTTCTATGGATTGGACTGA
- a CDS encoding ABC transporter permease — translation MTDASKPWANGKERRLTMARDQLHRASALLTLLLLIMGFALASPSFLSVNNGLTVLLQTSVIGLLGIGLTMVIITGGIDLSVGSVLALSGVVSAMAVKAGLPVIPAMCVGVLAGAACGAFNGLVITRLRIPPFVATLGMMLIARGMALQLTGATPISQLGAGFGRLGNGALFRMVEMQPNGFPRVIFPGIPYPAILLLIVAIAATYLLRRRQIGRHIYATGSNEEAARLSGVDVDWTKMYAYTMSGALAGLAGNVLMSRLVTAQPSEGVMYELDAIAAAVIGGASLSGGVGTIAGTMIGAFIIGILRNGLNMSGVSAFIQQIVIGLVVIGAVWIDQVRNRR, via the coding sequence ATGACGGACGCAAGCAAGCCTTGGGCCAACGGGAAAGAGCGCAGGCTGACCATGGCCCGCGACCAGTTGCACCGTGCGTCTGCCCTGCTAACGCTGCTGCTGCTGATCATGGGGTTCGCGCTTGCCAGCCCGTCCTTCCTGTCGGTCAACAACGGGCTGACGGTGCTGCTGCAGACATCGGTGATCGGGCTTTTGGGGATCGGGCTGACGATGGTGATCATCACCGGCGGCATCGATCTGTCGGTTGGGTCGGTGCTGGCCCTGTCGGGCGTGGTTTCGGCGATGGCCGTCAAGGCGGGTCTGCCGGTCATTCCCGCGATGTGCGTGGGCGTCCTGGCGGGGGCCGCCTGCGGGGCGTTCAACGGCCTCGTCATCACGCGACTGCGCATCCCGCCCTTCGTGGCCACGCTTGGCATGATGCTGATCGCGCGCGGCATGGCGCTGCAGCTGACCGGGGCCACCCCCATCTCGCAGCTGGGCGCGGGGTTCGGGCGGCTTGGCAACGGCGCGCTGTTCCGCATGGTCGAGATGCAGCCGAACGGCTTTCCCCGCGTGATCTTTCCCGGCATCCCCTATCCGGCGATCCTGCTGCTGATCGTGGCGATCGCAGCCACCTATCTGCTGCGCCGCCGCCAGATCGGGCGCCATATCTATGCCACCGGCTCGAACGAGGAGGCCGCGCGGCTGTCCGGCGTCGATGTCGACTGGACCAAAATGTATGCCTATACCATGTCCGGCGCCTTGGCGGGGCTGGCGGGTAACGTCCTGATGTCGCGCCTGGTCACCGCCCAGCCAAGCGAGGGCGTGATGTACGAGCTGGACGCCATCGCGGCGGCGGTGATCGGGGGCGCGTCGCTGTCGGGCGGCGTGGGCACGATCGCGGGCACGATGATCGGGGCGTTCATCATCGGCATCCTCAGGAACGGTCTGAACATGTCCGGCGTGTCGGCCTTCATCCAGCAGATCGTCATCGGGCTGGTCGTCATCGGCGCCGTCTGGATCGACCAGGTCCGCAACCGGCGCTGA
- a CDS encoding RbsD/FucU family protein: MLKTLNPLLSGELLAILANMGHGDEIAITDANFPADSMAQRLVRLPGISATDALDAVLSLLPLDDFVDHPAAAMDAPGETPPIYPEFEAALVRAEGRPLTLEPVERFAFYERTRAAYAVIATGERRLYANIILKKGVLRASYM; this comes from the coding sequence ATGCTGAAGACCCTGAACCCCCTGCTGTCCGGCGAGTTGCTGGCGATACTGGCCAATATGGGCCATGGCGACGAGATCGCCATCACCGACGCCAACTTTCCCGCCGACAGCATGGCGCAACGGCTGGTGCGCCTGCCCGGCATCAGCGCGACCGATGCGCTGGACGCGGTGCTGTCCCTGCTGCCCTTGGACGATTTCGTCGATCACCCCGCCGCCGCCATGGACGCGCCGGGCGAGACGCCCCCGATCTATCCCGAGTTCGAGGCCGCGCTGGTCCGCGCCGAAGGCCGCCCGCTGACGCTGGAGCCCGTCGAGCGCTTCGCCTTCTACGAGCGCACCCGCGCCGCCTATGCTGTCATCGCCACGGGCGAGCGCCGGCTTTACGCGAACATCATCCTGAAGAAGGGTGTGCTGAGGGCGTCGTATATGTGA